A single window of Cryptococcus neoformans var. neoformans JEC21 chromosome 3 sequence DNA harbors:
- a CDS encoding Cell division control protein 23, putative has translation MPADIPPDAKIKMANDLRKAIRELRDRGLMVAAKWASELLMSLPKEYRSTSNLVFSPPPQISSLPPRSPPGHARPSIGDFLPSPGPGAFAQAGPSRGRTMHGIEIEEEENVIEEDEFQLARGYFDLKEYDRVAWVLRDAQGSRAKFLRYYSMYLSADRKAQESLPHFLDTKEERLAFYPALSALLSELKKESDPYLIYLRGLCYMRLDRRPTAIKCFMDSVRLKPYNWSAWSQMAQLVSSADMFISLKEELPSTPMLTFFAINCMLDLHTATDLVMNMIKELLEIFPSSVHLKAQRALVYYHMRDFETAEEEFDAVQHLDPFRMEEVDIYSNMLYVMNKQAKLGKLAHEYAEIDRNRAEVCCLIGNYYSSRSDHTKAITYFKRSLMLNREYLPAWTLMGHEFVELKNSHAAIEAYRKAIDVNAKDYRAWYGLGQAYELLDMPMYAIEYYNQATSLRPYDCRMWTALATVYENLHRLPDAILAHTRALLGADRVQTMTILLKLASLHTTLDEIDKAVGYHRKVVALGEKSGLEVAEMAGSYLAVAEWEMRGVIQLQQREAREGKRLDRTNGDGDETMDGAEALKEADLALAAQYMERLAQTNAPQRDRAEELLRSLRVYEMRTVAAI, from the exons ATGCCGGCAGACATACCCCCAGATGCCAAGATAAAGATGGCGAACGATTTAAGAAAGGCCATAAGAGAGCTCAGGGATAGGGGTCTTATGGTCGCTGCAAAGTG GGCTTCTGAACTGCTCATGTCCTTACCGAAAGAATATCGGTCTACATCGAACTTAGTATTCAGCCCACCACCCCAAATTTCTTCGTTACCGCCACGCTCACCGCCAGGTCACGCCCGTCCATCCATAGGAGACTTCCTACCCTCTCCGGGTCCGGGCGCTTTCGCTCAAGCAGGACCGAGCCGCGGACGTACAATGCACGGTATAGAAatcgaggaggaagagaatgttattgaggaggacgagttTCAGTTGGCTAGGGGATATTTTGATCTGAAGGAATACGACCGGGTAGCATGGGTTCTGAGGGACGCCCAGGGAAGTCGTGCGAAATTCTTGAGATATTACTCAATGTATCTC TCTGCGGATAGAAAAGCACAAGAATCACTGCCACATTTCCTCGATACCAAAGAAGAACGTCTTGCTTTCTACCCTGCCCTCTCTGCTCTTTTATCAGAGCTCAAAAAAGAGAGCGACCCTTACCTGATCTATCTTCGTGGACTATGTTATATGCGTCTGGATAGACGCCCTACAGCGATTAAATGTTTTATGGACAGTGTAAGGCTCAAACCCTATAACTGGAGTGCATGGAGCCAGATGGCGCAACTGGTATCCTCAGCGGACATG TTTATTTCGCTAAAAGAGGAGCTACCCTCGACACCAATGCTTACCTTTTTCGCTATTAATTGCATGCTGGACCTTCACACTGCTACGGACCTCGTCATGAACATGATTAAGGAGCTACTGGAAATTTTCCCTTCCAGCGTACACCTTAAAGCTCAACGCGCACTGGTGTATTACCATATGCGAG ATTTTGAAAccgccgaagaagaattcgATGCTGTTCAACATTTGGATCCATTCAgaatggaagaagttgaCATTTACTCCAATATGCTGTATGTGATGAACAAGCAGGCCAAGCTTGGAAAGCTGGCGCATGAGTACGCAGAGATAGATAGGAATAGAGCTGAAGTGTGCTGCTTAATTG GTAACTACTATTCATCAAGATCTGATCATACCAAGGCAATCACCTATTTTAAACGCTCTCTCATGCTCAACCGAGAATATCTCCCCGCTTGGACTCTGATGGGGCATGAATTTGTTGAACTCAAAAACTCACACGCCGCTATCGAAGCTTACCGGAAAGCTATTG ATGTCAACGCAAAAGACTATCGAGCATGGTATGGTCTTGGCCAAGCATACGAATTACTTGATATGCCTATGTACGCCATTGAGTACTATAATCAAGCAACATCCCTCCGTCCGTATGACTGTCGAATGTGGACCGCTCTCGCGACTGTATACGAAAATCTCCACCGCCTTCCTGACGCCATCCTTGCGCACACCCGCGCTCTCCTGGGAGCCGATCGGGTCCAAACAATgaccatcctcctcaaatTGGCTTCTTTGCACACAACGTTGGATGAGATAGACAAGGCGGTCGGGTATCACCGAAAAGTAGTAGCACTAGGCGAGAAGAGTGGATTGGAGGTGGCAGAAATGGCTGGAAGTTATTTGGCAGTAGCAGagtgggagatgagaggtGTTATACAGCTTCAACAGAGGGAAGCGAGGGAAGGCAAAAGGTTAGATAGGACAAACGGGGATGGGGACGAAACTATGGATGGTGCAGAGGCATTGAAAGAGGCTGACTTAGCCCTCGCGGCGCAGTATATGGAGAGGCTGGCTCAGACAAATGCGCCGCAAAGGGATAGAGCAGAAGAGCTGTTGAGAAGTCTGAGGGTATACGAAATGAGGACGGTGGCGGCCATATAA
- a CDS encoding expressed protein — protein MSYYQGCQTREHPIFPPFHFHKWRAVDDRVRGGSSVSHIAPVKIDVYGQVKNAPEHEGFGDENIWKGHNKGDKSLAARFWGNLDIKTLGGAGFASQAFLYGPYPLHLPRIKYEGIVISALPDPLQLSQANAPLFEKPMEFTFVIKTTPTSHIPKHPKVPPPPRSAKLIYEAHFILTQENNQGKTPGEQKFYFPWDDFKATYRGKEVKEDDPKWVPLDTSSIYEVSLMCRSGFGEQEGDFGVIVTGISAWEKEEKDQEEANCWQGVREWFRYVTGYDVGVKLEESDDEKQYAG, from the exons ATGAGCTATTATCAAGGTTGCCAGACAAGGGAACATCCCATATTTCCTCCCTTTCACTTCCACAAATGGAGAGCTGTAGATGACCGAGTGCGCGGCGGGTCGTCTGTTTCGCACATTGCCCCTGTCAAGATTGACGTCTACGGGCAGGTGAAGAATGCTCCTGAACATGAGGGGTTTGGAGATGAAAATATATGGAAGGGACACAATAAAGGCGACAAAAGCCTCGCAGCGAGATTCTGGGGAAATCTTG ACATCAAGACACTGGGAGGAGCTGGGTTTGCATCGCAGGCATTTCTGTATGGTCCTTACccgcttcatcttccccgaATCAAATACGAAGGCATCGTCatttctgctcttcctgACCCTCTTCAATTGTCCCAAGCCAATGCCCCCTTGTTCGAGAAACCAATGGAGTTTACCTTTGTGATTAAAACTACCCCAACCAGTCATATCCCCAAACACCCCAAAGTACCTCCTCCCCCACGTTCCGCGAAGCTCATTTATGAGGCACATTTTATCCTTACCCAAGAAAATAATCAGGGCAAAACTCCAGGGGAACAGAAGTTCTATTTCCCTTGGGACGATTTCAAAGCGACCTACAGGGGTAAggaagtcaaagaagatgaccCAAAATGGGTTCCGCTTGATACCTCTAGCATTTACGAAGTGAGCTTGATGTGCAGGAGTGGATTTGGTGAACAAGAAGGGGATTTTGGGGTGATCGTCACTGGCATTTCTGCttgggagaaagaagagaaggaccAGGAAGAGGCAAACTGCTGGCAAGGTGTAAGAGAGTGGTTTAGATATGTCACTGGATACGATGTAGGAGTGAAATTGGAGGAgtctgatgatgagaaaCAGTATGCGGGgtga
- a CDS encoding expressed protein encodes MFGLRAWPTPVVKPLWPFMISAVITTAGIWAVQEKAVSTPDALKDPKNPFAASKAKQNAH; translated from the exons ATGTTCGGTCTCCGCGCTTGGCCCACTCCT GTCGTTAAGCCTCTCTGGCCCTTCATGATTTCCGCCGtcatcaccaccgccgGTATCTGGGCTGTCCAGGAGAAGGCCGTCAGTA CCCCTGACGCCCTTAAGGACCCCAAGAACCCTTTTG CTGCTTCCAAAGCCAAGCAGAACGCCCACTAG
- a CDS encoding protein kinase regulator, putative — protein MAATVTSPTTASPVVSVLQWDEDAVVSYLSSIGLGQYEAAIHEHGIAGDVLVALDHETLQDMGMSSVGHRLMLLRAVYELKMEQGLEIGDDEWRPPEIEDRDRLEAGRLLEVVRQQQERLSLIERDHDLLRAALEERGISVPHVQYETEETLAGSISRRPDELGRSNSYKWRDFKDSDSAELAPSTSKPRPEQLFPASLASSALASSLNAPLSSNSATFHDSFTPTTSNHNYVDSPVASNADRRDGRPINRVLTESSNLASSTSSSPSMTPPALSSQSLSASSTKLSSYPSVSSSAPVPGPSTHSANPSDRERSRAKDAARSAAKSFRVTLEDPCWKVLPAALKKYKINDDWRLYALFICYDSTGESTERCLSYDEKPLLLFQKLKETGHKPVFMLRHIKDIKSPVYVAHTKQAQKLGLPPNTTATLLPKIKPATETSLSPTKPNTLKPDIPRTEDGQTPNGTAFPELPSPGLRDGDGGGRAPNGQLVDPDGSVVDVTYGVAIYPYCRDREDEFDVPVGSTYVIRSKNKGWYIVNRDPDATGIPNSYTQGWVPAGCLLELSQPMSIISPSPDGQIAPYPGLAPLPPSHIISSSYAGFVLMDYDSKGDDELTLKEGEKVRVYKKYCHWSYVIRNETGERGWVPAWFVGKTSITIPVGMREAETAVKPKPSLGSKSTNIKLDQGAIDGEANEDKSKDEVGEK, from the exons ATGGCTGCGACAGTCACCTCCCCTACAACGGCTTCACCAGTTGTTTCTGTACTGCAGTGGGACGAGGACGCTGTCGTATCATACCTTTCCAGCATTGGGCTTGGACAATATGAGGCGGCGATACATG AACATGGAATCGCTGGCGATGTCCTGGTCGCCCTCGATCATGAAACTCTTCAAGATATGGGAATGTCCAGCGTCGGTCATCGACTAATGCTTCTACGAGCTGTCTATGAGTTAAAAATGGAGCAAGGGCTAGAAATAGGAGATGACGAATGGAGACCACCAG AAATAGAAGATCGCGACCGCTTGGAAGCGGGAAGACTGCTGGAGGTCGTACGGCAACAGC AGGAAAGGCTATCCCTGATAGAAAGAGATCATGATCTGTTGAGAGCTgctttggaggaaagagggataTCTGTACCACACGTTCAGTATGAGACTGAGGAAACTCTGGCGGGGTCTATCTCAAGAAGGCCGGATGAACTCGGAAGGTCGAACAGCTACAAGTGGAGAGATTTCAAGGATAGTGACAGTGCAGAGCTTGCTCCT AGCACCTCAAAACCGCGTCCTGAACAGCTTTTCCCGGCCTCTTTAGCATCCTCCGCCCTTGCCTCATCCCTCAACGCACCTCTTTCATCAAACTCTGCCACTTTTCACGATAGCTTCACCCCAACAACCTCTAACCACAATTATGTGGACTCTCCCGTAGCAAGTAACGCTGACAGAAGAGATGGTCGACCAATAAATAGAGTCCTCACGGAATCGTCAAATCTCGCCAGCAGTACTTCCAGCTCTCCCAGCATGACTCCACCTGCATTGTCATCACAATCcctctccgcctcttccaccaaaCTCTCGTCATATCCTTCTGTATCATCTTCGGCCCCTGTCCCAGGGCCGTCAACTCATTCCGCAAACCCATCAGATAGAGAGAGATCGAGAGCAAAGGATGCAGCGAGAAGCGCCGCCAAATCTTTCAGAGTGACTTTAGAGGATCCCTGCTGGAAAGTGTTGCCTGCAGCTTTGAAAAAATATAAGATTAATGATGATTGGCGGCTATATGCGTTATTCATTTGTTACGATAGTACCGGAGAGTCTACGG AACGGTGCCTGAGTTACGATGAGAAGCCGTTGTTACTGTTTCAGAAGCTAAAAGAAACAGGTCACAAACCAGTCTTCATGCTTCGTCACATT AAAGATATAAAATCACCCGTATACGTCGCCCATACAAAACAAGCCCAAAAGCTTGGCCTTCCTCCCAACACCACAGctactcttctcccaaaGATCAAACCTGCCACTGAGACCTCCTTGTCCCCAACGAAACCCAACACCCTCAAACCTGATATTCCTCGTACGGAAGATGGGCAAACACCGAATGGCACAGCTTTCCCCGAACTACCAAGCCCGGGGCTTAGAGATGGAGACGGCGGAGGGCGCGCGCCAAATGGGCAGCTGGTTGATCCCGATGGTTCGGTGGTAGATGTGACATACGGAGTGGCTATCTACCC ATATTGTCGAgatagagaagatgagTTTGACGTGCCTGT TGGGTCGACATATGTCATTCGTTCTAAAAATAAGGGTTGGTATATTGTCAATCGCGATCCTGATGCGACAGGTATACCCAATAGCTATACACAAGGCTGGGTACCAGCAG GATGTCTACTTGAGCTCAGTCAACCTATGTCGATCATCTCACCTTCACCTGACGGACAAATCGCTCCCTACCCCGGTTtagctcctcttccaccctcTCATATCATCTCAAGTAGTTATGCTGGGTTTGTGCTGATGGATTATGACTCAAAGGGGGACGACGAATTGACTCtgaaagagggagagaaggttAGGGTCTACAAGAAATATTGTCATTG GAGCTATGT AATTCGTAACGAAACTGGTGAGCGAGGCTGGGTGCCTGCATGGTTTGTTGGGAAGACTTCCATCACCATTCCAGTTGGCATGCGCGAAGCCGAAACTGCTGTTAAACCCAAGCCGTCTTTGGGATCGAAGTCTACAAACATAAAGTTAGACCAAGGGGCCATTGATGGTGAGGCAAACGAGGATAAAAGCAAAGATGAAGTTGGGGAAAAGTGA
- a CDS encoding carboxypeptidase D, putative, giving the protein MATQFLNAPFVEMWYKLISVALLALTSGSIVDNAPDFSALISRKPSALAAQKEARKGLVERGTLGHNQLFARDSSDRKFYNNKTSEFFIESLPDIPYDLGEIYSGLIPIDYSNQSEALFFVFQPKLGEPSEDITIWLNGGPGCSSLGGWLQENGLWTWKSGTLQPALNPYSWVNLTNMLWVEQPIGTGFSTGTPKATTQEETAQDFIKWFKNFQDVFGISNYKIFVSGESYAGRYVPYISAAMLDEQNTTYYNLSGALIYDPVIGEFDVVQRQMTTYPLVEANSNMFNFNATVMAELKQYHESCGFKDYIDKYLQFPPPEKQPPMLFNRSDNASLMCDLFDGVMYLEIQVNPCFNVYEVNSMCPLLWDVLGMPTGFNYAPGPVYLNRSDVKAAMHAPQNIDWAKCSPDPVYVGGYAGPEWQGDLSADPIQKVLPQVIEATNRVLVSNGDYDMAIITNGTLLSIQNMTWNGQLGFQSAPYEEVYIDIIDTQWSAIYEANGLPGFPGPQTTMGIQHYERGLMWVETFQAGHMQPQYQPRMAYRHLQWLLGHVDKI; this is encoded by the exons ATGGCTACTCAATTCCTCAATGCTCCCTTCGTAGAGATGTGGTATAAACTGATATCGGTCGCCCTACTAGCCTTAACCAGTGGTTCAATTGTCGACAATGCACCAGACTTCAGCGCACTAATCAGTCGAAAGCCCTCTGCATTGGCTGCACAGAAGGAGGCTAGAAAGGGACTCGTGGAAAGAGGAACCCTAGGCCACAATCAGCTTTTTGCAAGAGATTCGTCAGATAGAAAGTTttacaacaacaagacATCAG AATTCTTCATTGAATCCCTTCCAGATATCCCCTATGACTTGGGAGAAATATATAGTGGCCTCATACCCATCGATTACAGCAACCAGTCTGAAGCCCTATTCTTTGTCTTCCAGCCCAAGCTCGGTGAACCTTCTGAAGACATCACAATCTGGCTCAATGGTGGACCTGGCTGCAGCTCTCTTGGTGGATGGTTACAGGAGAACGGCCTTTGGACTTGGAAGTCTGGTACTCTACAACCTGCTCTCAATCCATACTCGTGGGTGAACCTGACCAACATGCTTTG GGTGGAGCAACCTATAGGCACTGGCTTCTCTACGGGTACCCCCAAAGCCACCACACAAGAAGAGACTGCACAGGACTTTATCAAATGGTTCAAGAACTTCCAAGACGTCTTCGGTATCAGTAACTACAAGATATTTGTTTCCGGTGAATCGTACGCTGGGAGATACGTGCCTTATATCAGCGCCGCCATGCTGGATGAGCAAAATACGACCTATTACAATCTTTCTG GGGCTCTCATATACGACCCCGTCATCGGCGAATTTGATGTAGTGCAGCGACAAATGACAACCTACCCTCTTGTCGAAGCCAACTCCAATATGTTCAATTTCAACGCCACTGTTATGGCCGAGCTGAAGCAGTATCACGAGAGTTGTGGTTTCAAGGATTATATTGACAAATACCTTCAATTCCCCCCACCTGAAAAACAACCACCTATGCTTTTTAACAGAAGCGACAACGCCAGTCTCATGTGCGATCTATTTGATGGTGTGATGTACCTGGAGATTCAAGTGAACCCATGTTTCAACGTCTATGAGGTT AACAGTATGTGTCCCTTGCTATGGGATGTTCTTGGAATGCCCACTGGATTTAACTACGCTCCCGGACCTGTCTACTTAAACAGGTCCGACGTCAAAGCTGCTATGCACGCACCTCAAAACATTGACTGGGCCAAGTGTTCCCCAGACCCGGTATATGTAGGAGGTTACGCTGGACCGGAGTGGCAAGGCGACCTTTCGGCGGATCCTATACAAAAGGTCTTGCCGCAGGTAATCGAGGCCACAAACAGAGTACTGGTTTCGAATGGGGATTATG ATATGGCCATCATTACCAATGgtactcttctttccattcaAAATATGACTTGGAACGGCCAGCTTGGATTCCAGTCCGCCCCATATGAGGAAGTCTACATTGACATTATTGACACGCAATGGTCTGCCATCTATGAGGCTAACGGTCTACCTGGTTTCCCCGGGCCCCAGACCACCATGGGCATTCAG CATTATGAGCGCGGTCTCATGTGGGTCGAGACCTTCCAAGCTGGTCATATGCAACCTCAATACCAGCCTAGAATGGCTTATAGGCATTTGCAATGGCTCCTCGGCCATGTGGACAAGATTTAG
- a CDS encoding expressed protein has product MIMEIVAPRIEIRSAVFASSGSSVSFESSSRSGRYLIDLEGALPKAEKLALAFSGPGGAGELVVKITPGRMLRKRGWERIEVKTWITKSENQDLGYTAYQLLKEAPSGGNKHFIIIFSNFDTANFMSFIPDDTPLGNLTLPGTHQSCALYGFPISQCQQPSTPIEQQLLDGVRFLDVRLRVVDDQLLMYHGPRSQQSSLPVLLDALQSFLSSHLTETIILCLKEESPPFHPSFSALVYAAFENRLEKFWFLEERIPKLGEVRGKGMLMTRFNRDKDTENQWPNGMGIHPSRWPDSRIGGFDWNCGETQVRTQDWYRVKTFLQIPQKFQVIVRYLEPTLQPSPAYSPPFTLCYTTASYFPLSLPTIIAKGFGWPNWGLGIEGINARMCRVLLEWMAEGKRVRGCVPMDFYRQCAGKEGLAALLVQMNSMEW; this is encoded by the exons ATGATAATGGAAATAGTCGCCCCAAGGATTGAGATCAGATCAGCTGTTTTTGCCTCGTCAGGCTCTTCCGTCAGCTTCGAGTCGAGTTCCAGAAGCGGAAGGTATCTTATCGATCTAGAAGGTGCGTTACCTAAGGCCGAAAAGTTGGCCCTCGCTTTCAGCGGCCctggaggagcaggagagcTTGTTGTGAAGATTACTCCTGGACGGATGCTGCGGAAAAGGGGGTGGGAGAGAATCGAGGTCAAGACATGGATTACCAAAAGTGAAAATCAGGATCTGGGTTACACCGCTTATCAACTTCTA AAGGAAGCTCCTAGTGGAGGGAACAAGCATTTCATTATCATCTTCAGCAATTTTGATACAGCCAACTTCATGTCGTTTATTCCAGACGATACTCCCCTGGGCAACTTAACGTTACCTGGCACTCATCAATCTTGCGCTTTGTATGGCT TCCCTATTTCACAATGCCAGCAACCTAGTACACCAATAGAGCAACAGCTGCTGGATGGCGTACGTTTTCTGGATGTTCGACTCCGGGTAGTCGACGATCAGCTTTTGA TGTATCATGGTCCTCGCTCCCAAcaatcttcccttcccGTACTTTTAGATGCTCTccaatccttcctctcctctcatcTTACTGAGaccatcatcctctgtCTCAAGGAAGAGtctcctccatttcatccatccttttcaGCTCTGGTATACGCCGCTTTCGAAAACCGTCTAGAGAAATTTTGGTTTCTAGAAGAGCGAATACCCAAGCTTGGTGAAGtcagaggaaaagggatgTTGATGACGAGGTTCAATCGGGATAAAGATACTGAAAATCAATGGCCTAATGGGATGGGTATCCACCCTAGTAGATGGCCGGATTCGAGGATTGGAGGATTTGATTGGAATTGCGGGGAGACACAGGTCAGAACACAAGACTG GTACCGTGTCAAGActtttcttcaaatccCACAAAAATTTCAAGTA ATTGTCAGGTATCTTGAGCCGACACTTCAGCCTTCCCCCGCATATAGCCCACCATTCACCCTTTGCTACACTACAGCCTCTTATTTTCCCCTGTCGCTGCCCACAATCATTGCTAAAGGTTTCGGTTGGCCTAATTGGGGCCTAGGGATTGAAGGTATCAACGCTCGTATGTGTAGAGTTCTACTTGAGTGGATGGCAGAAGGTAAAAGGGTAAGAGGATGTGTACCTATGGACTTTTACAGACAGTGTGCTGGAAAGGAAGGCTTAGCAGCGCTGCTAGTTCAAATGAATTCTATGGAATGGTAG
- a CDS encoding expressed protein → MSYSKGKERFTVTDYLYDHGERDIETAYGCSYAGSSPQALSSAAAATVAASASTSAASPNYRPVEKEKRGALKLHGPMPSPSDFYLPSTHNPLSTYSSIPYSFSSQTQYGEDMVQSTSDEGMLQSSPVTSRSPGMQMQFSPRSQTIMGDHFGEQGNRVSMTTDISEKRGSTSEGKDKDWPVPAPIAKKKWWDRIFPSTLYTRLLLAVIIFETVVDLCIEGNILYRFNEEVKSNSSTEVELENKRRLPIYLIIFGLAHLWQFVLTVVAIRTKNSIQVFAVTIFNFAFLGYAVIQIFELRKILGSNLADGLTGGTSTTLMTIPLNILTALIIVIIGASCLALLALSVLLRREFGWQRYRFLGADLMIREYFFKFQVFECICYFSAFFCAGFGIQFIWLVLNPTDAEYIVTWVAFPLLIIFLVIGRFAAKYENMYFMAAFMVGLWGGCAYFIFKLVRIWQQVSTTYVNLEKSLTIFDIFSLVLLAACGVWGVMVWINFGKGLKQALLAKPRAKMFGGVLGFWSNDSEASEEKGQEMTLAQRRISID, encoded by the exons ATGTCCTActcaaaaggcaaagagcGATTTACCGTCACCGATTACCTGTATGACCATGGAGAAAGGGATATAGAGACGGCCTACGGGTGTAGCTACGCCGGAAGCAGCCCACAAGCATTAAGTTCCGCAGCAGCGGCTACGGTGGCCGCCAGTGCGAGCACCAGTGCGGCGTCACCAAACTACCGACCAgtagagaaagaaaagcgAGGAGCGCTAAAGCTTCACGGACCTATG CCATCACCGTCAGACTTCTATCTCCCTTCCACACACAACCCTCTCTCAACATACTCCTCTATACCCTACTCTTTCTCATCCCAGACGCAATACGGCGAGGATATGGTTCAATCTACTTCAGATGAAGGTATGCTTCAATCATCACCTGTAACTTCTCGTTCGCCAGGCATGCAGATGCAATTTTCACCTCGGTCACAAACAATAATGGGTGATCACTTTGGAGAACAAGGAAATAGGGTATCGATGACCACAGATATTTCCGAGAAGAGAGGTAGTACGTCAGAGGGTAAGGATAAGGACTGGCCCGTCCCAGCGCCAAtagccaagaagaagtggtggGATAGA ATCTTCCCGTCCACATTATACACGAGGTTGCTTTTGGCGGTTATCATCTTCGAGACGGTCGTCGACCTTTGCATCGAGGGCAATATCTTATACCGGTTCAATGAAGAAGTGAAATCGAATAGTTCAACCGAGGTCGAACTCGAGAACAAGCGCCGTTTGCCAATCTATCTGATCATTTTTGGTCTTGCCCA CTTATGGCAGTTTGTCCTCACTGTCGTCGCTATTCGCACCAAAAACTCTATCCAAGTCTTTGCCGTCACAATCTTCAACTTCGCTTTCCTTGGATATGCTGTCATTCAGATTTTTGAGCTTCGCAAAATCTTGGGGAGCAACCTCGCTGATGGACTTACTGGCGGAACCAGTACAACATTGATGACAATTCCGCTCAACATCTTGACTGCATTGATAATTGTGATCATTGGAGCTTCGTGTTTGGCTTTACTGGCACTCTCTGTGCTGCTAAGACGAGAATTCGG CTGGCAACGATACCGGTTCCTCGGCGCAGATCTCATGATACGGGAATACTTCTTTAAATTCCAGGTCTTTGAGTGTATCTGCTATTTTAGCGCCTTTTTCTGTGCTGGGTTTGGCATCCAGTTTATCTGGCTGGTTCTTAATCCGACGGATGCGGAATACATCGTTACATGGGTTGCATTCCCTCTTTTAATTATATTCCTCGTTATCGGTCGGTTTGCAGCCAAGTATGAAAACATGTACTTCATG GCTGCATTCATGGTTGGACTTTGGGGAGGATGTGCCTACTTCATTTTCAAACTCGTTCGCATCTGGCAACAAGTCTCAACAACTTATGTCAACCTCGAAAAGTCCCTAACGATTTTCGATATATTTAGTCTGGTATTACTCGCCGCTTGTGGGGTATGGGGTGTGATGGTCTGGATCAATTTTGGAAAGGGATTGAAGCAGGCTT TGCTGGCCAAGCCTCGTGCGAAAATGTTTGGAGGAGTGTTGGGTTTCTGGTCAAATGATAGCGAGGCTtctgaagaaaagggacAGGAAATGACCTTGGCGCAGCGAAGGATCAGTATCGACTAA
- a CDS encoding MipD, putative produces the protein MDKKKAPGQTVASSNWLQLQSTLSTITKEKDVSNSKAHNSRSSQSPSSSLRSSSRIQRKSKHSQGVGQYMGRVEVASTAKTTVSERLPSPTISQLRKGKVISNEPCILLEAFSDSPLLHELRHMVLGNHLLSESQKEPGQYLAIDCEMVGVGPNGMENTLARVSIVNYHGAVILDTFVQPREPVTDYRTWISGVKQSDLLGAPQFDEVNKQVANLLHDKILIGHAIDNDLKVLMLTHPGPLTRDTQKYKPLQEIAKNKRPGLKKLSELLLGVQIQTGAHSSVVDARVAMALYRLHKKEWERSVWRQTEAYRSISSVNKPEHVLGKRGHDEKEAEDGEETAGESKRKNRKKSGNGGGRQQFPGGGRKGISSGLDVIVRRNGQRVDENGRGDGTSRRKAGRGEISTFTGGESWWEQPAA, from the exons ATGGACAAG AAGAAAGCTCCAGGGCAAACCGTCGCGAGCTCTAACTGGCTTCAGCTACAGAGT ACCTTATCCACCATTACCAAGGAAAAAGATGTGTCAAATTCCAAAGCCCACAATTCGCGGAGCTCTCAAAGTCCATCGAGCAGCCTCAGGAGCTCCTCCAGAATACAACGCAAGAGTAAGCATTCTCAGGGGGTCGGGCAATACATGGGACGAGTCGAGGTTGCTTCCACGGCCAAAACGACTGTATC CGAACGACTGCCATCACCGACTATAAGCCAGttgaggaaagggaaagtCATCTCCAATGAACCATGTATCCTTTTAGAGGCATTTTCGGATTCTCCGTTATTGCACGAGCTTAGACATATGGTCCTGGGCAATCACCTTTTGTCAGAAAGTCAAAAAGA GCCAGGACAATA CCTCGCCATCGATTGTGAAATGGTTGGTGTCGGACCCAATGGCATGGAAAACACCCTCGCCCGAGTCTCCATTGTCAATTATCACGGCGCGGTCATTCTGGATACATTTGTGCAACCCCGTGAACCCGTTACCGATTACCGTACATGGATCTCTGGAGTCAAGCAGTCCGATTTGTTGGGAGCGCCGCAGTTTGATGAGGTAAATAAGCAGGTGGCAAATCTACTGCATGATAAGATCTTGATTGGGCATGCTATAGATAATGATCTGAAG GTCTTGATGTTGACTCATCCTGGGCCCCTCACTAGAGACACTCAAAAATATAAGCCCCTGCAAGAAATTGCCAAAAATAAGAGACCAGGCTTGAAGAAACTGTCAGAGTTACTGCTTGGAGTTCAGATTCAGACAGGAGCTCATAGTTCT GTCGTTGATGCACGAGTGGCCATGGCCTTATACCGACTACACAAAAAAGAATGGGAACGGTCTGTCTGGCGTCAAACAGAGGCATACCGGAGTATTTCTTCCGTCAACAAACCTGAGCATGTCCTAGGCAAGCGTGGGCatgatgaaaaagaagctgaggatggagaagaaactGCGGGAGAAAGCAAGCGGAAGAATAGGAAGAAAAGTGGTAATGGCGGTGGCCGCCAACAGTTCCCTGGTGgtgggagaaaagggatCAGTAGTGGTTTAGATGTCATTGTGAGGAGGAATGGGCAAAGGGTGGATGAGAATGGGAGAGGGGATGGAACCAGTCGCAGGAAGGCTGGCAGGGGGGAAATATCGACTTTTACTGGAGGTGAAAGTTGGTGGGAGCAGCCAGCGGCATGA